TGCCCGCCGCCTCAATGGTACCGGAGCCGGCCAGGGAAGTGCTAAGCTTGTCTGCCGTCAGGTTGGCCAGCTCAATGCCGCCGGAACCACTTACCGAGAGGTCAAGGTCTCCTGTTTTTACGGCATCGTTGGCCCGTATTTTCCCGGAGCCACCTACTGATAAGGCCTTGATAGTCGGCATGGTGATGTACACCGTCACGTTGCCTTTATTGCGGTACCAGGAGGTGCCGCTCTCCTTTTTGTTGCCGATGCGCAGGCGCCCGTTGCTCACGGTCGTTTCGAGGTGGCCTAGGTCTTCCGCATCACCTTCTACTTCTACTTTTTGCGGGCTGCCCTGGCGCAAAATTACGGTGGGCGAGCCGGCCAGGCCAATGGAGGTGAAGGCCGAAACCGTGCGCGTTTCGCGGGTGGCCACCACACGCGGCCGGAACGCTGGTAGAACGAGCAGGGCAAGCAGCAGGGCCGGCAGTAATAAGCGAAGCGTTTTCATGGACAGAAGGAATAAGGTGAGTTTCAAAAGGATAGATGTAACCCTCTGAACAACGGTTGCCCGAGAGGCAGAAAGAATTTTGTCTTATCTATATAGCCTGCAAGCCTACTTCAGTCAGGCCTAGGCCACCGCTGGGCTGAGGGAAGCCAAGGCACATCCGGCCTGCTGTGGCTTCAGGATAGGCCTAGCAGCTGGTTATCATTGAAACATACTCTTCCAAGAGGCGGCGCCGTCTCACTGCGCGGCTTTATATACACCGACTGATTATAAGTTTCCCTACTCTCTGCTATGCACCCGAACGAAGAACTTTTGCATCGTTTCTACCAGGCGTTTCAGCGCCGTGAGTATGCGACCATGGCCGCGTGCTACCACCCCGAGGCCACCTTCGATGATGCGGCCTTCGCCCTCCGGGGAACTGATATAGGGCTGATGTGGCGCATGCTCTGTGAGCGTGGCAAAGACCTGCAGCTCACCTATACGGGCGTAACCGCCGATGACCACGTAGGCCACGCCAACTGGGATGCGCACTACACCTTTTCACAAACTAACCGAAAGGTGCATAACCATGTGCCAGCTCATTTCACCTTCCGGGATAACCTCATCCTGACGCACCACGATGACTTCAACTTCTGGCGCTGGTCGAGGCAGGCGCTGGGCCCGATGGGGTGGCTGCTGGGCTGGTCGGCGTTTCTTAAGAATAAGGTCCGCACTTCTGCCCGCCAAGGGCTGGAGGCCTACAAAGCACAGCTGCTGAAAGCATAAAAAAGCCCGGACTGCACTTGGCAGTCCGGGCTTTTTTAAGGTTATCCTGCCTTATTCTACCAGATTTTTACACGCGCAGAATCAGCCAGATACAGCTTCTGGCCGGGCTTCACATTGAAAGCTTCATAGAAGGCCGGCACGTCGGCGAAGGGGCCGTTTACGCGGTACTGAGCCGGAGAGTGTACATCGGTGAGGATGCGCTGGGCCAGCACCTCATCGCGCTGATGGTTCTGCCAGCCCAAGGCGTAGCCCAGGAAGTAGCGCTGGGTAGGGGTGAGGCCCCCAATTTTCTCGCCTTTCTTGTACTGGTCGGTTTTCTTGAAGGCATCGAAGGCAATGACGATGCCGCCCAAGTCGGCAATGTTCTCACCGGCCGTGGCCTTGCCATTGATGTGCAAAGAATCAAGCACGGTGTAGCCATTAAACTGGCGCACGATGCTGTTTACGCGCTGCTGGAAGGCGGCGCGGTCTTTCTTGCTCCACCAGTTGCGCAGGTTGCCTTTCTCATCAAACTGGCTGCCCTCGTCGTCGAAGCCGTGGGTCAGCTCGTGGCCGATAGTGCTGGCGCCCGCGTAGCCGTAGATGATGGCGTCGTCGGCGTCTTTGTCGGCTAAGCCAGGTACGGAGAAGATGGCGGCCGGCAACACGATTTCGTTGTTGCTGGGGTTGTAGTAGGCATTGTAGGTCTGGGGCGTCATTTCCCACTCAGTGCGGTCAACGGGCTTGCCCAGCTTGTTGATGTTGTAGCGGTACTGCCACTCGTTGGCCCGCATCACGTTCCCGAGGTAAGAATCGCGCGTGATGTTGAGCGAGGAATAGTCGCGCCACTTGTCGGGGTAGCCTACTTTCGGGGCGATTTTGGTCAGCTTCACCAGGGCCTTTTGCTTGGTGGAGTCGCTCATCCAATCCAGCGCTTGAATATGCTCGCGGAAGGCGGCCACCACGTTCTGCGTTAGCTTGGCATAGCGCTCCTTGGTTTCGGGGGTGAAGTATTCCTTCACGAAAAGCTGACCCAGGATTTCGCCCATGCCGCCTTCTTCCTCATCCAGCACGCGCTTCCAGCGGGGACGCTGCTCTTTCTGGCCCTGCAGAATGGTGCCGTAGAAACGGAAGTTCTCATTGTCAACCGGGTGGCTGAGCTGGCCGGCGAAGCTGTGCACGAGGTGCCACTGCAGATAGGCCTGCCACTGCTCAAGGGGTGTAGACTTCAGCAGCTGCCCGGCCTTCTGGTAGAACTCGGGCTGGCCTACAATCACGGTATCTACTTTACCCAGCTCCATCTGGGCCAGCCAGGGTTTCCAATCGAGGCCAGGGGTGAGCTTGCTCAGGCCGGCTACCGGCATTTTGTTGTAGTTGGCGTACGGGTCGCGGAGGGCTTCCAGCTTGCGCGAGGAGCCGGCCAAGGCCGTTTCCAGCTGCATAATCTGGGCACTGTGGCGCTGGGCCGTCACGGAGTCCTGGCCTAGCAGCTGCAACATGCGCGCTACGTGGCGCACGTACTCCTTGCGGATGTTGCTGGTGCGGGTGTCCTTATTGAAGTAGTAGTCGCGGTTGGGCAGACCCAGGCCAGCCTGGTACAGGTGCATGGCCATTTTGTCGCTGTTCTTGGCATCCTGGCCTACATAGCCGCCAATCAGCGAGTTCACACCCAGCACCTTGTGGCGCGCAATAACCGCCTGCACATCCGCTACTGATTTGATGGCCGCAATTCGGTCCAGCTCCGGCTTCAGGGGCGCGATGCCTTGCTTGTCAATCGTCACGGAATCAAGGCCTGATGCCCAGAAGTCGCCGATTTTCTGTTGGCTGCTGCCGGCTTTGGCATTGGCTTTGGCGGCTTCCTCGTTGAGGGCGCGCAGGCGGGCGTACACCTCGTTCTGCACTTCCTTCCCAATGCCCCATGAGCTTTCAGACGCCGGAATAGGGTGAGCCTTGAGCCAGGCGCCGTTAGCGTACGTGAAGAAGTCGTCGCCGGGGCGTACGGTGGTGTCGAGGTTGGCCTGGAGCAGATCGGTCTGGGCCGCGCCAGACTTGCCGCCGGATTGACAGGCCGTGAACACCAGACCGAGCATCGGCGCAGCCAGCAGCCAGGGCCGCAGAGTAAAAGGGAAGTGCATAGAGGAGAACGGGACAAAATGTGTGCGGCGAATGTAGCAGGAAGCTCGCATTTCGCGTAGGCCTATGGACGCAGACTGTTGGGCTAAGGCTGCGTGTCGTAGGCCAGTATTCGGAACCAGTTGTTTGAGTAATCTGTATCTTAAACAGTGCCGGAGAAGTGGCCTGGAAGCTCCCCTGGGTTACTGCCTGTAACCAGCCTGATTCTACCCGTTTTCCTATGCCGCTTAAGCTCCTGCTGCTCCTCAACTTTGGCCTGGCCGCGTACCTCACCGGCGTCATCTGGACGGTGCAGTTGGTGCATTACCCCAGCTTCGCGCAAGCCGCCCGCGACACGTTTCCGGCCTTTCATCAGCAGCATTCCAGCCGCATCAGTTGGGTAGTGCTGGCCCCGATGGTGCTGGAGCTGGGGCTGGCCATCTGGCTGGCGTGGCAGGGGAGGGCGCTAGGCCAGGGCGTATGGTGGGCGCTCGGGCTGGTGCTCCTGATTTGGGCCGCCACGTTTTTCATCTCCGTACCGTTCCACAACCGCCTGGCCTTGGGCTACGACTACGTAGCCATCGATGGCCTGGTGCGTACCAACTGGATCCGGACCCTGGCCTGGACGGTGCGCAGTGGCCTGTTGGGCTGGCTCCTGTGGAAAATGCTGAATTTTGCGGCCTGAACCTGGCTTGGCTACTCGCGTAGCATCCCACCTGACCTATCTTCTGCCATACATCATCCCATGCTTCCTCCCGCCGACGCCTTTCTTCCCGAGCTTCAGTTCCAGACCAGCCGTAGCAGTGGCCCCGGGGGACAGAACGTGAACAAAGTAGAGTCCAGGGTAGAATTGCGGTTTAGCATTCCGGCTTCTCAGCTACTAACGGAGGAACAAAAGGAAACGCTGCTGCAAAAGCTGGCTTCCAAATTGACCACGGAGAGCGAGCTACTTATCTCGGCGCAGGAAGACCGCAGCCAACTGCGCAACAAGGAAATTGCTGTGCAGAAGTTCTACGAAACCCTGCGCAAAGCTCTGCACAAGCCTAAAGCCCGCAAAGCCACCAAGCCAAGCAAAGGCGCCGTGCGGCAGAGGCTGGAGTCCAAGAAAAAGCATGGCGACAAAAAAGCCAATCGTGGTCGGGTTGACTTCTAGGGCACTGGCTATAAGTATATTAATTTAGGTCTAGGCCGAACAGCACGCCAAACCAAGGCTTATGCTGATAGATCCAGCTACGGCCATCGGGGCCGAGCAGGTGGTCGGCCCCGATGGCCAGGCCCAGGTTGAAAATGTGCGCATCGTAAATGGCAGCTGCTCCGGCATGCACCACGAAGCCTTCGTATTCTGTGACAGCTTGCTGCCGCGTAAAGTCGGGCGTGATGAGTGATGAGCCTAGGCCAGTAAACAGGCCGTAGCCCAAACCAGTAGTGCGCACCACTGGCTGGCGGCGCCCACCCAACAACTGGTGGCTGGTAAGATGATAGAAATCAAGACGCCGGCCTAGGTAAAGCGCCGCGTTGAAGTTGGTGTTGAGCTGAAGAGGAACTCCGCCCCGAGAAGGCCGAATCTTGAAGGGAATTGTGAACACATCTAAGTCAAACCGCCGTGCCGCTACCACCACATGGTGGCCAGGGCGAAGGCGGTAGAAAGCGGGCAGGCTAGGCCACTTAGCTTGCGCTGGACTGAGACTATCGGCCCGAAAAAAGAGCGTGTCGCCCTGCTGCCGGGCGTAAAGGGGGCGGCCCGGCGGCAGCGCCTGTCGTAGGGTTGCTTCGTTGGTTTGTATGGCTCTATACTGGCCCTCGGGCAACTGATCTAGCTGGCCTACTGCGGCGCAGCCTGCCAGCATACCACCTCCTAAGGCACCCGTCCATCGGGCTGCCATTCTCTGCAAATAGAAAGCCCGATGGTCCATGGCGCAGTAGTTAGCGCTTGAATCTACAGCAAAGTGCCGCTTAGCACGAACGTTGCTACTGAGAAGTAGATAATCAGGCCGGTAACGTCTACCAGCGTAGCCACGAACGGCGCCGAAGACGTAGCCGGGTCGAGGCCTAGTTTCCGCAGCAGCATGGGAAGCATGGCGCCAGATAGTGCCCCCCACAGCACAATGCCCAGCAGCGAGAAGCCTACCGTAACGGCAATCAGCTGCCAGTACGGCCCAAAGTAGCCTGGGTCGATGTAATTAGCCCACAGTACGATGCGTAAGGCGCCCACCACGCCCAGAATACCACCCAGCGCCAGCCCCGAAATGATTTCGCGGCGCATTACAATCCACCAGTCGCTGAGCGTAAACTCGCCAAGGCTCATGGCCCGGATGATGAGCGAAGTGGCCTGGGAGCCCGCGTTGCCGCCCGCCGAAATAATGAGCGGGATAAACAGGCCTAGTACGGCCGCCTTCTGTAAGTCATCCTCGAAGTGGTGCATGGCCGAGGTGGTCAGCATCTCACCGATGAGCAGAATCACGAGCCAGCCAGCCCGCTTCTTCACCATCTTCCAAATGGGCGTATCGAGGTACGGCTCATCGAGGGCCTCCGAACCACCCAGTTTCTGGATATCTTCGGTGTCTTCCTCTTCTCGAATGTCGAGGATGTCGTCGATGGTCACGATGCCGAACAGCACACCGTCGTCGTTCACAACGGGCAGGGCCACGCGGTTGTTGCGCCGAAACACCTCAATAGCTTCTTCCTGGTCCTGCATAGCTTTCAGGAACACGTAGCGGCGGTCCATGAGCTCGGTCACGCGCTTCTGCGGGTCGGCCAGCAGTACCTCCCGAATACCGATGTCGTCTACCAGCACGCCCCGCTCGTCCGTTACGTAGAGCACGCTCAGGGTTTCCGACTGCCCGCCGTGCCGGCGGATGTAGTCCAGAATCTGCTGCACCGTCCAGCTTTCCCGAATGGCAATGTAGTCGGGCGTCATGAGGCGGCCCACCGAGTACTCGGGGTAGCCCAGCAACTCCAGCGTTACCTTGCGCTCCGGCTCCGAGAGCGTCTGAATCAGCTCTTTTACGAAGTCATCGGGCAGGAATTCCAGCAAGGCCGTCCGGTCATCCGGCGACATCTCGTTGAGAATGTCCGAAATTTTATCCTGCGAGAGGTTAGCCAGAAAGTGCTTCTGAATATCCAGATCGAGGTATTCGAATACCTGCGTGGCCAAACTTAGTGGCAGCAACCGGAAGATAATCAGCTGTTCCCGTTCTTCCTCTTCGTCAATCAGCTCGACCAACTCGGCCGGCTCAAAATTTTTGAGGAGTTCCTTGAGCTTGAAAAACTCGCCCTCCTGAATCAGGGACGTAATGTGTTCGGTAGTCGGGTGCTGATTCATGTAAACAAAGAGGGGTGTGTCTCGCTAGGCAGAGGGTGTTGGTGACAAGAGCCGAACCGGCGCGCAAAAGTAGCCTTTCGGGGGCAGATTACTGGGGTGCGCTGCAGAATAAATCCCCGGCCAACTATGCCCCATCTACGCAGGTAAGTGGCCTACGGACTTTTAGTTACCTCAACAGTCTCGCTAGGCTACCTGGTTTAGGTTAGTGGGCTGCGCAGCGGGCGAGCGTAACCTTCCGCTGATGCTGGCAGTTCAGAGCCGAGTAGGTACGTACTTTAGCGCCCGTTCATCTTGCGCCCTTCTATGTCTGATCTGTCCGTTGTGCCACTTGGTACGCTCGTCGCCCTGGGTGGAGGCGATGATGATGCGCTGCTGGCGCTACTCAGCGACATGCTGCCGACGCCAGATGCGCCGCTGGAAATTGTTACGGTAGCCTCGCCCAATGCTTCCCGCACCGCCTCGGCCTATGAGAAAGCCTTCCGCGAACTGGGTTGCCGCAACGCCCATCACCTCACCATCAACGAGCATTACCGCGCCGATGCGCCCGCTACGTTGCGCCGCCTGCGCCGCGCCAGCCTCGTGTTCTTCAGTGGCGGCGACCAGGAGCGCATCACCGATTTTCTGCAGCACACCGAGTTCCTGACCATTCTGCGCGAACGGTACCAGCAGGATGCCGCTTTCATAGTGGCTGGTACCAGTGCCGGTGCCGCCGCCCTGCCCGATATAATGCTGGTGGCGGGCTACGGCTGGCGCGCCTTGCGCAAAGGCGGCATCCAGACGAAGCCTGGCCTAGGCCTGTTGCCGCGGGTGCTCATTGATCAGCACTTTGTGGAGCGCGGCCGCTTCGGGCGGTTGGCCCACGCTCTGCTTACGCACTCCATGTGCTTGGGGCTAGGCCTGTCGGAAGAAACCGGCGTCATTATCCGGGGCGGCCAGGAGGCAGAAGTGTTTGGTGATGGCATTGTGATGGTGGTGGATGGCCACCAACTGACGGGCAGCAACCTGGGCCGCATTGGGCGCGGCGAGCCGGTAAGCGGCCAGAATCTGCGCGTGCACCTGCTGGTAGCCGGGCAGCGCCTCAACCTCGAAACCCGGGAGCTGATTTCGGCAGAGGGGCAAACATTTCAGGAAGAAGCCGACGTGCGCTAGGCCACCTGCCGCCACTTCTGCACGCGCATAGTAGTTTTCTGGGGGAAGCATACGGCCCGTTTGGGTTTCTGCGTTCAAGGCCTTGCGGAAGAGAAAACCCACTGTGCTTGCCATACTGGCCGATATCTGACGCCGGATGAGTATTATTAGGCCTGTAAACAGAAGGAAAATGGCAGGAGGTGAGTGATGACTCAAAAACTTACTCGGCTTGCCTAATATCGGATTGTTTTTTCTGCCTACATTTAGCTCCATAACCCCAAATTCTCACTCAATTCCACATTATGACTTTTAAATCTCTACTCCTCGTGGGTGGTGCGCTACTTACGGGTACGGCGGCCTCGGCGGGTGGCTATCAGGTGACGCTGGCCGGTCAGAAAAACAACGGCATGGGCGGCGTAGGTGTGGGGCTTTCCCTTGATCAGGCCGCTATGTTCTACAACCCCGGCGCACTGGCTATGGTGAAAGACCGCGGCGTGCAGGTGGGCGTAAACGCTACCATTGCGCGCCAGGCGTTCCGGGCCGAGGCTGGCGGCACGCAGCGTGAGCTACAAACCACTACTTCTACTCCCTTCAACCTCTACGCCGGCTTCGGCCCGACGGAAGGTAAATTCCGGGCTGGTATTGCCGTATACACGCCCTTCGGCTCGCAGCTGAAGTACGCTGATGGTTGGGAAGGCCGCTTTGCCCTCACCGACATCGACCTGAAGGCGATTTATGTGCAGCCCACCGCCAGCTACGCCATTACCGATCAGCTGAGCGTAGGCGCAGGCCTGATGATTCTGGCGCATGGCTCCGTAAACCTGCAGCGCGATATTCCTGCCCAGAACTCGGCCGGAGAGTTTGGCCACATTGAGCTCGATGGCAAGGCTGACACCAAATTTGGCTACAACGTAGGCCTGTTCTACAAGCCTTCGGATAAGTTGAGCGTTGGCCTGAGCTACCGCTCCAAAATCAACGCCACGGTAAAAGATGGGGACGTAACGTTCTCGGGCCTCTCAAATACTGCTGCTGCCAGCTTCCAGGCGAAGAAATTCGGGGCTACGCTGCCACTGCCTGCTACAGCCAGCGTAGGTATCGGCGTAACGCCGAATGAGAAACTGACTCTTGGCTTTGATGTAAACTGGGTAGAGTGGAGCGCTTACGAGACGCTGAACTTCACGTTTGATGCACCAGTAAACGGCGCTAGCACCAGCACCTCGAAGCGTTATTACGAAGACGCCCTGACCTTCCGCCTCGGTGGCCAATACCAGGTTACCAGCGGCCTGACCGTACGTGCCGGTGCTGCTTACGACAACTCGCCCGTGCGTGACGGCTTCGTAACGCCCGAAACGCCAGATGCTGACCGTCGGACGGCTACCATCGGTGCTTCTTACAAGTTCGGTGAGCATTTCGGTCTAGACCTGAGCGCCCAGTACGTTAACCTGAAGAAGCGTACTGAAACTCAGTCTGACCTGATCAACAACGGCACTACGGACCGTGTGGCCGGTACTTACAAGACGATTGCCGTTGTGCCCGGTGTAGGCCTCAATTACACTTTCTAGTTCATTGAAATTCCCCCTACGCATGAATACTTTTTCCTTGAAGCGCGTGCTGCCAGCCCTAGGTCTGCTAGGTATGGTTGCCTGTCAACCGGATATTGATGAGCCAAAAGTTGACCGTGGCTCGGCTGATTTCACGAATTACGTAGCTATCGGCAATTCGCTTACCTCGGGTTACCAAAGTGGTGGCTTGTCGTTGGAGGGCCAGCAAAACTCTTATCCAGCTATTCTCGCTAAGCAATTTGCAAAAGCGGGCGGTGGAGAGTTTGTGCAGCCACTGTTTGCCGATGCTCAAAAAGATGGCTCCGGCTATTTGAACCTGTTGGGGTTTACCAATACAGGTAGCCCTATTCTGCTTAGCCCTGGTCAAAGCGTAACTGTAACACCTGCCGGCGAGACTACGCCTCGGGTGGTAACCAACACAAAGGCCTACCAACTGGCCTATACTGGTAAGCAGCTGCCAGCCCCTCCCTTTGGCTCAG
The Hymenobacter gelipurpurascens DNA segment above includes these coding regions:
- a CDS encoding head GIN domain-containing protein translates to MKTLRLLLPALLLALLVLPAFRPRVVATRETRTVSAFTSIGLAGSPTVILRQGSPQKVEVEGDAEDLGHLETTVSNGRLRIGNKKESGTSWYRNKGNVTVYITMPTIKALSVGGSGKIRANDAVKTGDLDLSVSGSGGIELANLTADKLSTSLAGSGTIEAAGIAPSHDVSVSGSGTVKATKLRSEACHVSISGSGDCRLMATKSLDASIVGSGDVYVMGSPKISSSIIGSGRIHRE
- a CDS encoding nuclear transport factor 2 family protein encodes the protein MHPNEELLHRFYQAFQRREYATMAACYHPEATFDDAAFALRGTDIGLMWRMLCERGKDLQLTYTGVTADDHVGHANWDAHYTFSQTNRKVHNHVPAHFTFRDNLILTHHDDFNFWRWSRQALGPMGWLLGWSAFLKNKVRTSARQGLEAYKAQLLKA
- a CDS encoding M13 family metallopeptidase, producing the protein MHFPFTLRPWLLAAPMLGLVFTACQSGGKSGAAQTDLLQANLDTTVRPGDDFFTYANGAWLKAHPIPASESSWGIGKEVQNEVYARLRALNEEAAKANAKAGSSQQKIGDFWASGLDSVTIDKQGIAPLKPELDRIAAIKSVADVQAVIARHKVLGVNSLIGGYVGQDAKNSDKMAMHLYQAGLGLPNRDYYFNKDTRTSNIRKEYVRHVARMLQLLGQDSVTAQRHSAQIMQLETALAGSSRKLEALRDPYANYNKMPVAGLSKLTPGLDWKPWLAQMELGKVDTVIVGQPEFYQKAGQLLKSTPLEQWQAYLQWHLVHSFAGQLSHPVDNENFRFYGTILQGQKEQRPRWKRVLDEEEGGMGEILGQLFVKEYFTPETKERYAKLTQNVVAAFREHIQALDWMSDSTKQKALVKLTKIAPKVGYPDKWRDYSSLNITRDSYLGNVMRANEWQYRYNINKLGKPVDRTEWEMTPQTYNAYYNPSNNEIVLPAAIFSVPGLADKDADDAIIYGYAGASTIGHELTHGFDDEGSQFDEKGNLRNWWSKKDRAAFQQRVNSIVRQFNGYTVLDSLHINGKATAGENIADLGGIVIAFDAFKKTDQYKKGEKIGGLTPTQRYFLGYALGWQNHQRDEVLAQRILTDVHSPAQYRVNGPFADVPAFYEAFNVKPGQKLYLADSARVKIW
- the arfB gene encoding alternative ribosome rescue aminoacyl-tRNA hydrolase ArfB, coding for MLPPADAFLPELQFQTSRSSGPGGQNVNKVESRVELRFSIPASQLLTEEQKETLLQKLASKLTTESELLISAQEDRSQLRNKEIAVQKFYETLRKALHKPKARKATKPSKGAVRQRLESKKKHGDKKANRGRVDF
- the mgtE gene encoding magnesium transporter; translated protein: MNQHPTTEHITSLIQEGEFFKLKELLKNFEPAELVELIDEEEEREQLIIFRLLPLSLATQVFEYLDLDIQKHFLANLSQDKISDILNEMSPDDRTALLEFLPDDFVKELIQTLSEPERKVTLELLGYPEYSVGRLMTPDYIAIRESWTVQQILDYIRRHGGQSETLSVLYVTDERGVLVDDIGIREVLLADPQKRVTELMDRRYVFLKAMQDQEEAIEVFRRNNRVALPVVNDDGVLFGIVTIDDILDIREEEDTEDIQKLGGSEALDEPYLDTPIWKMVKKRAGWLVILLIGEMLTTSAMHHFEDDLQKAAVLGLFIPLIISAGGNAGSQATSLIIRAMSLGEFTLSDWWIVMRREIISGLALGGILGVVGALRIVLWANYIDPGYFGPYWQLIAVTVGFSLLGIVLWGALSGAMLPMLLRKLGLDPATSSAPFVATLVDVTGLIIYFSVATFVLSGTLL
- a CDS encoding cyanophycinase, yielding MSDLSVVPLGTLVALGGGDDDALLALLSDMLPTPDAPLEIVTVASPNASRTASAYEKAFRELGCRNAHHLTINEHYRADAPATLRRLRRASLVFFSGGDQERITDFLQHTEFLTILRERYQQDAAFIVAGTSAGAAALPDIMLVAGYGWRALRKGGIQTKPGLGLLPRVLIDQHFVERGRFGRLAHALLTHSMCLGLGLSEETGVIIRGGQEAEVFGDGIVMVVDGHQLTGSNLGRIGRGEPVSGQNLRVHLLVAGQRLNLETRELISAEGQTFQEEADVR
- a CDS encoding OmpP1/FadL family transporter produces the protein MTFKSLLLVGGALLTGTAASAGGYQVTLAGQKNNGMGGVGVGLSLDQAAMFYNPGALAMVKDRGVQVGVNATIARQAFRAEAGGTQRELQTTTSTPFNLYAGFGPTEGKFRAGIAVYTPFGSQLKYADGWEGRFALTDIDLKAIYVQPTASYAITDQLSVGAGLMILAHGSVNLQRDIPAQNSAGEFGHIELDGKADTKFGYNVGLFYKPSDKLSVGLSYRSKINATVKDGDVTFSGLSNTAAASFQAKKFGATLPLPATASVGIGVTPNEKLTLGFDVNWVEWSAYETLNFTFDAPVNGASTSTSKRYYEDALTFRLGGQYQVTSGLTVRAGAAYDNSPVRDGFVTPETPDADRRTATIGASYKFGEHFGLDLSAQYVNLKKRTETQSDLINNGTTDRVAGTYKTIAVVPGVGLNYTF